A window of the Polaribacter batillariae genome harbors these coding sequences:
- a CDS encoding toxin-antitoxin system YwqK family antitoxin: protein MRIIPLLFFILLVFFTTDFSAQEKIWFDANWNVTTKEKAVYYRPISRDKSKKQWVIDYYISGKKVKEVYYVSGKPNGKYSEFYNSGELKTTGKFEEGLKDGIWKTYYKNGKIKEKGRYKKGEKVGVWKIYYKNN, encoded by the coding sequence ATGAGAATTATACCCCTCTTATTTTTTATTTTACTTGTTTTTTTTACGACCGATTTCTCCGCACAAGAAAAAATTTGGTTCGATGCAAACTGGAATGTAACCACCAAAGAAAAAGCGGTTTATTACAGGCCTATTTCTAGAGATAAGAGTAAGAAACAATGGGTAATAGATTATTATATTTCTGGAAAAAAAGTAAAAGAAGTTTACTACGTAAGTGGTAAGCCAAATGGAAAGTATTCTGAATTTTATAACTCTGGAGAATTAAAAACAACTGGAAAATTCGAAGAAGGTTTAAAAGACGGAATTTGGAAAACGTATTATAAAAACGGAAAAATTAAAGAAAAAGGACGATATAAAAAAGGCGAAAAAGTAGGGGTTTGGAAAATTTATTACAAAAACAACTAA
- the hutI gene encoding imidazolonepropionase yields the protein MNLLFKNIKELIQVREKHVNFLSGTQMRILPTIKNAFLLVENGLISDFGDMKDCPKVDVKTVDSTGKMILPSWCDSHTHLVFAGNREDEFVDRIKGLSYEKIANNGGGILNSAKKLQQTSEEGLYNQTKVRLEEIIQLGTGAVEIKSGYGLTKDAELKMLRVIKKLKENYPIAIKATFLGAHAVPTEYKNNKSGYLQMLIGDILPTIQKENLADFIDIFCETGYFSVEDTHQILAAGKKYGLTGKIHVNQFTAIGGVQVGVENEALSVDHLEEMRIEDITVLKNTKTMPVALPACSYFLNIPYTPARKMIDAGLPLALATDYNPGSSPSGNMNFVVATACVKMKMTPEEAINAATINGAYAMNYQNEVGSITKGKLANLILTKEINSYHFIPYSFGNHQIEKVFLKGKEILKS from the coding sequence ATGAACCTCCTTTTTAAAAATATCAAAGAATTAATTCAAGTTAGAGAAAAACATGTCAATTTTCTCTCAGGAACACAAATGCGCATTTTACCAACTATAAAAAACGCTTTTTTATTGGTTGAAAACGGACTGATTTCAGATTTTGGCGACATGAAAGATTGCCCAAAAGTTGATGTAAAAACGGTTGACTCAACAGGAAAAATGATTTTACCTTCTTGGTGCGATTCACATACGCATTTAGTTTTTGCAGGAAATAGAGAAGATGAATTTGTTGATAGAATAAAAGGGCTTTCCTATGAGAAAATTGCCAATAATGGTGGTGGAATTTTAAATTCAGCAAAAAAATTACAACAAACTTCGGAAGAAGGTTTATACAATCAAACTAAAGTTCGTTTGGAAGAAATTATCCAATTAGGAACAGGTGCTGTCGAAATTAAATCGGGTTATGGTTTAACAAAAGACGCTGAATTAAAAATGCTGAGAGTCATTAAAAAACTAAAAGAAAATTACCCGATAGCAATAAAAGCGACTTTTTTAGGCGCACACGCTGTTCCTACAGAATATAAAAACAACAAAAGTGGCTATTTACAAATGCTGATTGGCGATATTCTACCAACTATTCAAAAAGAAAATTTGGCTGACTTTATAGATATTTTTTGTGAAACTGGTTATTTTTCTGTGGAAGACACCCATCAAATTTTAGCAGCTGGTAAAAAGTATGGGCTTACTGGAAAAATTCATGTCAATCAGTTTACAGCGATTGGAGGCGTTCAAGTTGGTGTTGAAAATGAAGCACTTTCTGTAGATCATTTAGAAGAAATGAGAATAGAAGATATTACAGTTTTAAAAAATACCAAAACAATGCCTGTTGCTTTGCCTGCTTGTTCTTATTTTTTGAATATTCCTTATACACCAGCCAGAAAAATGATTGATGCTGGTTTGCCTTTGGCATTGGCAACCGATTACAATCCTGGTTCTTCTCCTTCTGGAAACATGAATTTTGTAGTTGCAACTGCTTGTGTTAAAATGAAAATGACACCAGAAGAAGCCATAAATGCAGCTACAATTAATGGTGCTTATGCTATGAATTATCAAAATGAAGTGGGTTCTATTACCAAAGGGAAATTGGCAAATTTAATATTAACAAAAGAAATAAATTCTTATCATTTTATTCCTTATTCTTTTGGAAATCATCAAATTGAAAAAGTATTTTTAAAAGGAAAAGAAATTTTAAAGTCGTAA
- a CDS encoding mevalonate kinase family protein has product MKGPLFYAKILLFGEYGIIKDSKGLAIPFNAYRGALKSSKNLTGKAKTSNENLERFYKYLAALKTDIVSFNLQEFKTDIDNGMYFDSSIPQGYGVGSSGALVASIYDKYATDKITVLENLTRDKLLKLKQIFSLMESFFHGKSSGLDPLNSYLSLPILINSKEHIEPAGIPSQKEGKGAVFLLDSEQIGETEPMVNIFMNKMKNEGFRKMISEDFATTTDACIEDFLHGNVKSLFGNVKSLSKLVLKNFKPMIPTAFHKVWENGIATNDYYLKLCGSGGGGYILGFTEDFEKAQKSLKNYKLELVYRF; this is encoded by the coding sequence ATGAAAGGACCATTATTTTATGCTAAAATTCTTCTGTTTGGAGAATATGGAATTATAAAAGATTCTAAAGGTTTAGCAATTCCGTTTAACGCCTACAGAGGTGCATTAAAATCTTCTAAAAATCTTACAGGAAAAGCAAAAACTTCTAACGAGAATTTAGAACGCTTTTATAAATACTTGGCTGCATTAAAGACAGATATTGTTTCTTTTAATTTACAGGAATTTAAAACAGATATCGATAACGGAATGTATTTCGATTCTTCCATTCCACAAGGTTATGGGGTAGGAAGTTCTGGTGCATTAGTTGCATCTATTTACGATAAATACGCAACAGATAAAATTACGGTTTTAGAAAACCTAACAAGAGACAAACTATTAAAATTAAAACAAATTTTTTCTTTAATGGAATCTTTTTTTCATGGAAAAAGTTCTGGTTTAGACCCTTTAAATAGTTACTTAAGCTTACCTATTTTAATCAATTCTAAAGAACATATAGAACCAGCAGGAATTCCATCTCAAAAAGAAGGAAAAGGAGCCGTTTTCTTATTAGATTCAGAACAAATTGGCGAAACAGAACCAATGGTAAACATCTTTATGAATAAGATGAAAAACGAAGGCTTTAGAAAAATGATTAGCGAAGATTTTGCCACAACTACAGATGCTTGTATTGAAGATTTTTTACACGGAAACGTAAAATCTTTGTTTGGTAATGTAAAATCATTATCTAAATTGGTACTTAAAAACTTTAAACCGATGATACCTACTGCTTTTCATAAAGTTTGGGAAAACGGAATCGCAACAAACGATTACTATTTAAAACTTTGTGGTTCTGGTGGTGGAGGTTATATTTTAGGTTTTACTGAAGATTTCGAAAAAGCTCAAAAAAGTTTAAAAAATTACAAGTTAGAACTAGTTTATAGATTCTAA
- a CDS encoding pseudouridine synthase, producing the protein MKSNKNSSRGRQEGKKNTPLSRKRKKKTIDAKESKTPKKEFKKIKEVSKSNESSGIRLNKYIANSGICSRREADTYIEHGSVEVNGKLVTEMGYKVQPNDVVKFDGTSITPEQKRYVLLNKPKNYITTMDDDRGRKTVMELVANASKERIYPVGRLDRNTTGLLLFTNDGELAKKLTHPKHNVRKLYHASLDRKLDLKDLEKLRGDVIIEGRKVFIDAISYVDGEPKSEVGIEIHSGRNRIVRKIFEHVGYKVKKLDRVIFAELTKKNLPRGRWRELTNQEVSNLQMLK; encoded by the coding sequence ATGAAATCAAATAAAAACTCGTCGAGAGGACGACAAGAAGGTAAAAAAAATACACCTCTAAGTCGCAAAAGAAAAAAAAAGACCATAGATGCTAAAGAATCGAAAACTCCGAAAAAAGAGTTTAAAAAAATCAAGGAAGTCTCAAAATCCAATGAGTCTTCAGGAATTCGTTTAAACAAATACATTGCCAATTCCGGAATTTGCTCACGTCGTGAAGCAGATACGTACATAGAGCATGGAAGTGTTGAGGTAAATGGAAAGTTGGTCACAGAAATGGGGTACAAAGTACAACCAAATGATGTTGTAAAATTCGATGGAACCTCCATTACTCCAGAGCAAAAAAGATATGTGCTTTTAAACAAACCTAAGAATTACATAACCACAATGGATGACGATCGTGGAAGAAAAACGGTTATGGAATTAGTTGCAAACGCATCTAAAGAAAGAATTTATCCTGTTGGGCGTTTAGATAGAAATACAACAGGTTTATTGTTGTTTACAAACGATGGAGAATTGGCAAAAAAGCTAACCCATCCAAAACACAATGTTCGTAAATTATACCATGCATCTTTAGATAGAAAATTAGATTTAAAAGATTTAGAAAAACTTAGAGGAGACGTAATTATCGAAGGAAGAAAAGTATTTATCGATGCAATTTCTTATGTAGATGGAGAGCCGAAAAGCGAAGTTGGAATCGAAATTCACTCTGGTAGAAACAGAATTGTTCGTAAAATTTTCGAACATGTTGGTTACAAAGTAAAGAAATTAGATCGGGTAATTTTTGCGGAATTAACAAAGAAAAACTTACCAAGAGGAAGATGGAGAGAGTTAACGAACCAAGAAGTTAGCAATTTACAAATGTTGAAGTAA
- a CDS encoding geranylgeranylglycerol-phosphate geranylgeranyltransferase — MSTPKAKQITLKFFSLFSAVRGYNILVLVLAQYLAAIFIFSPTKSLREVVFDLHLLYLVLACVFVIAGGYIINNFYDAKVDKINRPLKTGLDNYVKQSTKLRLYFLLNFMGFGFGTLISWRAALFFAVYIFAIWLYSHKLKKHPFIGVISATVLTVLPFFAVFVYFGNFSKIIFVHASFLFLVIMVRELIKDLENLKGALVNNYATFPVVYGEKKTKQLSILLLILTVFPIAILLKYASLSYMQYYFYFTLIILLFVGVYLWKSVSKNQYRILHNTLKLLLFIGVLCLIFIDTSLLLEKVINRLN; from the coding sequence ATGAGCACCCCAAAAGCAAAACAAATTACGCTTAAATTCTTTAGTTTATTTTCGGCAGTAAGAGGGTATAATATTTTAGTTTTAGTTTTAGCACAATATTTAGCGGCTATTTTTATTTTTTCGCCAACAAAATCTCTAAGAGAGGTTGTTTTCGATTTGCATTTATTATACCTAGTTTTAGCTTGTGTTTTTGTAATTGCTGGTGGCTATATTATTAATAATTTTTACGACGCAAAGGTCGATAAAATTAACAGACCTTTAAAAACAGGTTTAGACAATTATGTAAAACAATCTACAAAACTAAGGCTATATTTCTTGCTAAATTTTATGGGTTTTGGTTTTGGAACCTTAATTTCTTGGAGAGCAGCATTATTTTTTGCAGTGTATATTTTTGCGATATGGCTGTATTCTCATAAGTTAAAAAAACATCCGTTTATTGGTGTAATTTCTGCAACTGTACTTACTGTTTTGCCTTTTTTTGCCGTATTTGTTTATTTTGGAAACTTTTCGAAAATAATTTTTGTGCACGCAAGCTTTTTATTTTTAGTGATTATGGTGCGCGAATTAATTAAAGATTTAGAAAATTTAAAAGGAGCATTGGTCAATAATTACGCCACATTTCCTGTAGTTTATGGAGAGAAAAAGACCAAACAACTTTCTATTTTATTGTTAATTTTAACGGTATTTCCAATTGCTATTTTATTAAAGTACGCTTCCCTAAGTTATATGCAGTATTACTTTTACTTTACTTTAATTATTCTGCTTTTTGTGGGTGTATATCTTTGGAAATCAGTTTCAAAAAATCAATATAGAATTCTTCATAATACTTTAAAATTACTTTTATTTATTGGTGTTTTGTGCCTAATTTTTATTGATACTTCATTGCTTTTAGAAAAAGTAATCAACCGATTGAATTAG
- the metE gene encoding 5-methyltetrahydropteroyltriglutamate--homocysteine S-methyltransferase, with amino-acid sequence MKTHILGYPRIGSKRELKKACEQYWAGKISEEELEKVGKSIKNYNWNLQQEAGIDLISSNDFSFYDQVLDMSLTVNAVPERYKKLHFKSKLDLYFAMARGHQKNNIDVPAMEMTKWFDTNYHYIVPEFKKDQQFSLFSTKVIDEYKEAKKQGINTKPVLIAPVSYLLLGKEKEQGFNRIDLITNLLPIYFKILTELEESGAEWIQFDEPFLALDLTEKEQHTVKQVYKQIQEKFPKLKIIVATYFEGLQDNLNLAVNLPVETLHIDLVRNPNQLKEVLDNTPKKVSISLGIVDGRNVWKNDYRESLATIKKAVNVLGQERVFISTSCSLLHVPCDLDSENNEEVLTSEIKNWLAFAKQKITEVVTLKQLFLDDNSEKNKNTILKNRKDIESKKTSPLINDPTVKDRVASISNKHTKRLNPFPSRKILQNKALNLPLYPTTTIGSFPQTKEVRSWRNKFKKGEINQKEYEELLKKETEKAINWQEEIGIDVLVHGEFERNDMVEYFGEKLNGFVFTKFGWVQSYGSRCVKPPIIFGDVSRPKPMTVKWTRYAQSLTSKLVKGMLTGPVTILQWSFVRNDQDRAVTCNQIALAIRDEVKDLENAGIQIIQIDEPAIREGLPLRKNNWQNYLKWAINAFKIASSGINDERQIHTHMCYSEFNDIIQNIADMDADVITIECSRSQMELLDAFADFNYPNEIGPGVYDIHSPRVPHKDEMVLLLNKAKKVIPEELLWVNPDCGLKTRGWDETKKALTEMVTAAKILREKTFSNIV; translated from the coding sequence ATGAAAACACACATTTTAGGCTATCCGCGAATTGGTAGCAAAAGAGAGTTAAAGAAAGCTTGCGAACAATATTGGGCAGGCAAAATTTCTGAAGAGGAGTTAGAAAAAGTAGGTAAAAGTATTAAAAACTACAATTGGAACCTACAACAAGAGGCAGGAATAGATCTAATTTCCAGCAACGATTTTTCTTTTTACGACCAAGTTTTAGACATGTCTCTTACTGTTAATGCTGTACCTGAAAGGTATAAAAAACTACATTTTAAATCGAAATTAGATTTATATTTCGCAATGGCACGAGGACATCAAAAAAACAATATAGATGTACCTGCAATGGAAATGACAAAATGGTTTGACACCAACTACCACTATATTGTTCCTGAATTTAAAAAAGACCAACAGTTTAGTCTTTTTTCAACAAAAGTTATAGACGAATACAAAGAAGCAAAAAAACAAGGAATTAATACAAAACCTGTTTTAATTGCACCTGTTTCTTACTTACTATTAGGTAAAGAAAAAGAACAAGGTTTCAATAGAATCGATTTAATAACAAACTTATTACCTATTTACTTTAAAATTTTAACTGAGTTGGAAGAATCTGGAGCCGAATGGATTCAATTTGACGAACCCTTTTTAGCTTTAGACTTAACAGAAAAAGAGCAACACACCGTAAAACAGGTTTATAAACAAATACAAGAAAAATTTCCAAAACTTAAAATTATTGTAGCCACCTATTTCGAAGGCTTGCAAGACAATTTAAACCTTGCAGTAAACCTTCCTGTTGAAACTTTACATATAGATTTGGTAAGAAACCCCAATCAACTAAAAGAAGTGTTAGATAATACTCCAAAAAAAGTATCTATTTCTTTAGGTATTGTTGATGGTAGAAATGTTTGGAAAAACGATTATCGAGAATCGTTAGCTACGATAAAAAAAGCAGTAAATGTATTAGGGCAAGAAAGAGTTTTTATAAGCACAAGCTGTTCTTTATTACATGTTCCTTGTGATTTAGATAGCGAAAATAACGAAGAAGTATTGACTTCAGAAATAAAAAATTGGCTTGCCTTTGCGAAACAAAAAATAACCGAAGTGGTTACTCTAAAACAATTATTTTTAGATGATAACAGTGAGAAAAACAAAAATACCATTCTAAAAAACCGCAAGGATATAGAAAGTAAAAAAACATCGCCTTTAATAAACGACCCAACAGTTAAAGATAGAGTGGCTAGTATTTCTAACAAACATACTAAGAGACTTAACCCTTTTCCATCTCGAAAAATATTGCAAAATAAAGCACTTAACCTTCCACTTTACCCTACAACAACCATTGGGTCTTTTCCGCAAACAAAAGAAGTGCGTTCTTGGAGAAATAAATTTAAAAAAGGAGAAATTAACCAAAAAGAATATGAAGAATTGCTAAAGAAAGAAACCGAAAAAGCAATAAATTGGCAAGAAGAAATTGGTATTGATGTTTTGGTTCACGGAGAGTTTGAACGTAATGACATGGTAGAATATTTTGGTGAAAAATTAAACGGATTTGTTTTTACAAAATTTGGCTGGGTACAAAGCTATGGCAGTAGATGTGTAAAACCACCTATTATTTTTGGAGATGTTTCTAGACCAAAACCCATGACCGTAAAATGGACACGTTACGCACAAAGTTTAACTTCTAAGTTGGTAAAAGGAATGCTTACAGGTCCAGTAACTATCTTGCAATGGAGTTTTGTAAGAAACGACCAAGATCGCGCAGTTACCTGCAACCAAATTGCACTGGCAATAAGAGATGAAGTTAAAGATTTAGAAAATGCAGGCATTCAAATAATTCAAATAGACGAACCTGCAATAAGAGAAGGGCTGCCACTAAGAAAAAATAATTGGCAAAACTACCTAAAATGGGCTATAAATGCTTTTAAAATTGCATCTTCAGGAATTAATGATGAAAGACAAATTCATACCCATATGTGTTATTCTGAATTTAATGATATTATACAAAACATTGCAGATATGGATGCAGATGTAATTACCATCGAATGTTCTCGCTCTCAAATGGAGTTATTAGATGCTTTTGCAGATTTTAATTACCCTAATGAAATAGGTCCTGGTGTTTACGACATTCATTCGCCAAGAGTACCTCATAAAGATGAAATGGTTTTACTGCTAAACAAAGCGAAAAAAGTGATTCCAGAAGAATTACTTTGGGTAAACCCAGATTGTGGCTTAAAAACAAGAGGTTGGGATGAAACAAAAAAAGCTTTAACAGAAATGGTTACAGCTGCCAAAATTTTAAGAGAAAAAACATTTAGTAATATCGTGTAA
- a CDS encoding diphosphomevalonate/mevalonate 3,5-bisphosphate decarboxylase family protein — MNTAQFIPEIISEKIEKATFTWQTPSNIALVKYWGKSNPQIPKNASISFTLNNCHTITTIEFERKRNSELVLESDKLVDFNLFFEGKEKEEFKPKIAKFFKRVAQYCPYIFDYEITINSENSFPHSSGIASSASGLSAIAMCLMSLEKELNPNLKSEFINKKASFLARLGSGSASRSVEGPLVVWGEHPEIKGSSDFFGIKFPHKVHSIFENYQDAILLVDKGEKQVSSTVGHNLMTNHPYAENRFVQANENLGKLSEILQNGNIKAFVNLVESEALTLHAMMMTSNPYFILMKPNTLKIINKIWKYREENNSNVCFTLDAGANVHVLYPFAEKEAVNCFIENELANYCQKKQYIYDVVGFGAKQL; from the coding sequence TTGAATACAGCGCAATTTATTCCAGAAATAATTTCAGAAAAAATAGAAAAAGCAACTTTTACATGGCAAACACCAAGTAATATTGCTTTGGTAAAATATTGGGGAAAAAGCAATCCGCAAATTCCTAAAAATGCGTCTATTAGTTTTACGTTAAACAATTGTCATACAATTACAACCATCGAATTTGAGCGCAAGCGAAATTCTGAACTTGTTTTAGAATCTGATAAATTGGTAGATTTTAATTTGTTTTTTGAAGGCAAAGAAAAGGAAGAATTTAAACCTAAAATTGCTAAATTTTTTAAAAGAGTAGCACAATATTGTCCGTATATATTTGATTACGAGATAACCATTAATTCAGAAAATTCTTTTCCACATTCTAGTGGAATTGCATCTTCTGCCAGTGGTTTAAGTGCTATTGCCATGTGTTTAATGAGTTTAGAAAAAGAGTTAAATCCTAATTTAAAATCAGAATTTATCAATAAAAAAGCTTCTTTTTTAGCGCGTTTAGGTTCTGGAAGCGCAAGTAGAAGTGTAGAAGGTCCTTTGGTTGTTTGGGGAGAACATCCAGAAATTAAGGGGAGTTCAGATTTCTTTGGTATAAAATTTCCACACAAAGTGCATTCAATTTTCGAAAACTATCAAGATGCAATTTTGTTGGTAGATAAAGGAGAAAAGCAGGTTTCGAGTACAGTTGGGCATAATTTAATGACAAATCATCCGTATGCAGAAAACAGGTTTGTGCAAGCAAATGAAAATTTAGGAAAACTATCAGAAATACTACAAAATGGAAATATAAAAGCCTTTGTAAATTTGGTAGAAAGTGAGGCATTAACGTTACATGCAATGATGATGACCAGCAACCCATATTTTATTTTAATGAAACCCAATACGCTAAAAATTATCAACAAAATTTGGAAGTATCGCGAAGAAAATAATAGCAATGTTTGTTTTACTTTAGATGCTGGTGCTAATGTGCATGTTTTGTATCCATTTGCAGAAAAAGAAGCGGTTAATTGTTTTATTGAGAATGAGTTGGCTAATTATTGTCAAAAAAAACAGTATATTTATGACGTTGTTGGTTTTGGAGCAAAACAACTTTAA
- the hutG gene encoding formimidoylglutamase, which translates to MSFFNNLKIDYSVGNQKDWTGRKTVLENQYWYQNIQVSNIEKENFNHNIHIGLVGYSCEEGVRRNQGRIGARKGPASVRNKLGKIPIHFSDKNIVDFGNIICVDNHLEDCQKALSKSISKLISNHILPIAIGGGHDIAYANFSGIKDALKNSTKNKIGIINFDAHFDLRTVEAQPNSGTPFHQILSEFKKVSYFAIGIQQQSNTKELFEIAHKNNVSYVSNFECETFTESLKNKLTSFVEKVDYLYITIDLDGFSSAYATGVSAPSPLGFSPNFVYKTLAFLFKSKKVISCDIAELNPDFDVDNHTANLAAKLVDFMVLNA; encoded by the coding sequence ATGAGTTTCTTTAATAATTTAAAAATTGATTATTCTGTTGGAAATCAAAAAGATTGGACTGGTAGAAAAACAGTACTTGAAAATCAATATTGGTATCAAAATATTCAAGTTTCTAATATTGAAAAAGAAAACTTTAATCACAATATACATATTGGATTGGTTGGTTATTCTTGTGAGGAAGGTGTTCGAAGAAATCAAGGTAGAATTGGCGCAAGAAAAGGACCTGCAAGCGTTCGAAATAAATTAGGAAAAATTCCAATTCATTTTAGTGATAAAAATATAGTTGATTTTGGAAACATTATTTGTGTTGATAATCATTTAGAAGATTGCCAAAAAGCACTTTCAAAAAGCATTAGTAAACTAATTTCTAACCACATTTTACCAATTGCCATTGGTGGTGGCCACGATATTGCCTACGCAAATTTTTCAGGAATTAAAGATGCTTTAAAAAATTCTACAAAAAATAAAATCGGAATTATTAATTTTGATGCGCATTTCGATTTAAGAACCGTTGAAGCACAACCAAATTCAGGAACACCTTTCCATCAAATTTTATCGGAATTTAAAAAGGTTTCATATTTTGCAATTGGGATTCAGCAACAATCCAACACCAAAGAATTGTTTGAAATCGCCCATAAAAATAACGTTTCTTATGTGTCTAATTTTGAGTGTGAAACGTTTACTGAAAGTTTAAAAAACAAACTGACTTCTTTTGTCGAAAAAGTAGATTATTTATACATTACTATTGATTTAGATGGTTTTTCATCAGCATATGCAACTGGCGTAAGCGCTCCTTCTCCACTTGGTTTTAGTCCAAATTTTGTTTACAAAACTTTAGCCTTTTTATTCAAAAGTAAAAAAGTAATTTCTTGCGATATTGCAGAGTTAAATCCAGATTTTGACGTAGATAACCATACTGCCAATTTAGCCGCAAAATTGGTGGATTTTATGGTTTTAAACGCGTAA
- a CDS encoding thiamine diphosphokinase — translation MCNRWRLSIFKSKNITPNFISGDFDSLEEIPEDIEAIQTSNQDFTDFDKMLQILSDKGFYKIDVFGASGKEQDHFLGNLHTALQWKEKLKLTFFDNHGYYFLAEPNTFISNCLHKTVSLFPFPTATNITTKGLQYPLNNEDLDFRKRIGTRNKAIENNINITFNSGDLFIFINH, via the coding sequence TTGTGTAACCGATGGCGCTTATCAATATTTAAAAGTAAAAATATTACACCTAATTTTATTAGTGGCGATTTTGATTCTTTAGAAGAAATTCCAGAAGATATTGAGGCAATACAAACCTCGAATCAAGATTTTACAGATTTTGATAAAATGCTACAAATTCTTTCTGACAAGGGTTTTTATAAGATTGATGTTTTTGGCGCAAGTGGCAAAGAACAAGACCATTTTTTAGGAAATTTACACACAGCGCTTCAATGGAAAGAGAAATTAAAACTTACTTTTTTTGATAATCATGGCTATTATTTTTTAGCTGAACCCAATACCTTTATTAGTAATTGTTTGCACAAAACAGTTTCATTATTTCCTTTTCCAACAGCTACAAATATCACTACAAAAGGACTTCAATACCCTTTAAATAATGAAGATTTAGATTTTCGTAAAAGAATTGGAACTCGAAATAAAGCAATTGAAAACAATATAAACATTACTTTTAATAGTGGAGATTTGTTTATTTTTATCAATCATTAA